The following coding sequences are from one Amphiprion ocellaris isolate individual 3 ecotype Okinawa chromosome 19, ASM2253959v1, whole genome shotgun sequence window:
- the rundc1 gene encoding RUN domain-containing protein 1 — MSTEELSASDSEAVLAGAGERWAPVGAVASPEDESGSGSGGKPRQRASSSASEEEMTARMRKLEEEQDLLNSSLLALTSHFAQVQFRLKQIVHAQSEEKERMLAELEEFAFRGCPHVVGCRAQDAKQLENSTEREKRERLEAQREKQKDLIFQLKTQLDDLERFAYQEGSYDSLPQSVVMERQKVIIDELIKKLDVNLNEDIGNLSPEELRQRVDAAIAQIVNPARVKEQLVEQLKTQIRDLEMFINFIQDEVGNPLLSDGVNSQQPQAAGTNTRAPGVKKKVDPEQAQKMRDTGLQLIQRALAVLQIFAASQFGCGAAHIPQSMWPQESAGQDYGPLLQRLEVAVEKVRVLGSCRHPSIDHVVSYTSSSTLGARDELTTAVRKELAIALKDLLAHGLFSPSQTMSLVLAPISCLLPYRPAPQTMHPWELFVKYYQSKNGKAFVESPARQLSQSFSLPVGGGPVTVTPKQSLLWAIHTVLKEHGRFKRGPDTELKALVCMALNEQRLVSWLNLLCKSGTLIHPHYHSWSYMAQTGFEGALRILGRISHLRFNLPVDLAVRQLKNIKDAF, encoded by the exons ATGTCCACAGAGGAGCTGTCAGCGTCCGACAGCGAGGCTGTGTTGGCCGGAGCAGGGGAGCGGTGGGCACCGGTGGGCGCTGTGGCCAGCCCGGAGGATGAGAGCGGGAGTGGGAGCGGTGGCAAGCCGAGGCAAAGAGCCTCGTCTTCGGCCTCCGAGGAGGAAATGACCGCTCGGATGAGGAAGCTGGAAGAGGAGCAGGACTTGTTGAACTCCTCTCTGCTCGCCCTCACCTCACACTTCGCACAGGTTCAGTTCCGATTGAAGCAGATTGTCCACGCCCAGAgcgaggagaaggagaggatgCTGGCCGAGCTGGAGGAGTTCGCCTTCAGGGGCTGCCCGCATGTGGTGGGCTGCAGAGCTCAGGACGCCAAGCAGCTGGAGAACTCG ACTGAGAGGGAGAAGAGGGAGCGTCTGGAGGCTCAGAGGGAGAAACAAAAGGATCTCATTTTCCAGCTGAAGACACAGCTGGATGATCTTGAGCGCTTCGCCTATCAGGAGGGCAGCTACGACTCGCTGCCGCAGTCTGTCGTCATGGAGAGACAGAAG GTCATCATTGATGAGTTGATCAAAAAGTTGGATGTGAACCTGAACGAGGACATTGGGAACTTGTCTCCTGAGGAGCTGAGGCAGAGAGTCGACGCCGCCATCGCTCAGATCGTGAACCCGGCCAGAGTCAAAGAGCAGCTGGTGGAGCAGCTCAAAACCCAGATCAGGGACCTGGAGATGTTCATCAACTTCATCCAGG ATGAGGTGGGGAACCCTCTACTGTCGGATGGTGTAAACAGCCAGCAGCCACAAGCAGCAGGGACGAACACCAGAGCTCCTGGAGTGAAGAAGAAAG TGGACCCAGAGCAGGCCCAGAAGATGCGAGACACCGGcctgcagctgatccagaggGCCCTCGCCGTGCTGCAGATCTTCGCTGCGAGCCAGTTTGGCTGCGGGGCCGCTCACATCCCCCAGAGCATGTGGCCTCAGGAGTCGGCCGGGCAGGACTATGGACCTCTGCTGCAGCGTCTGGAGGTGGCCGTGGAGAAGGTTCGGGTTTTGGGCTCGTGCAGACACCCCTCCATCGACCATGTGGTCAGTTACACCAGCAGCTCCACGCTGGGAGCCCGAGACGAGCTGACGACAGCCGTGAGGAAGGAGCTGGCGATCGCTCTGAAGGACTTGCTGGCTCACGGCCTCTTCTCACCGTCACAGACCATGAGCCTGGTGCTGGCTCccatctcctgcctcctgccttACAGACCGGCCCCTCAGACCATGCACCCGTGGGAACTCTTTGTAAAGTACTACCAGTCTAAAAACGGGAAGGCCTTTGTGGAGTCGCCGGCCCGGCAGCTGTCCCAGTCCTTCAGCCTGCCGGTGGGCGGCGGCCCGGTCACCGTCACCCCGAAGCAGTCCCTGCTGTGGGCCATTCACACCGTGCTGAAGGAGCACGGACGCTTCAAGCGAGGCCCTGACACTGAGTTGAAGGCCCTAGTGTGCATGGCTCTGAACGAGCAGCGGCTGGTGTCGTGGCTCAACCTGCTCTGCAAGTCTGGCACCCTGATTCACCCTCATTACCATTCCTGGAGCTACATGGCCCAGACCGGCTTCGAAGGAGCCCTGCGCATCCTGGGCCGCATCAGCCACCTCAGATTCAACCTCCCAGTGGACCTGGCAGTTCGACAGCTCAAGAACATCAAGGACGCTTTTTGA